The genomic region CAGGACATGCAGTGGGCGACCGAGATTTCCCAGGCCGCTGAATTTATCGACGGCTACGAAGACGGTTTTGACCACTACGTCGACGAACGCTCGGCTAACCTTTCCGGTGGGCAAAAACAGCGCCTCTCAATTGCCCGTGGCGTGATTGGCCATCCTAAGATTTTGATTTTGGACGATTCCACCTCCGCCCTGGATGCCCGCAGTGAAAAGTTGGTCCAAGAGGCCCTGGATAAGGAACTCAAGGGGACCACGGCGGTGGTGATTGCTGAAAAAATTAGTTCAGTCATTCATGCCGACCGGATTTTTGTCTTGGATGCCGGCCAGCTGGTGGCCACTGGTTCCCACCAGGAGCTACTAGAGAATTCACCAGTTTACCGTGAAATTTACCTGACCCAGAAAGCAAAGGAGGAACCAAATGAGTGATTTGATGATTTCAATCCGCTACTTTGGCGCCTACCTGAAGCGCTACTGGCTGGGCCTAAGTTTTGCTTTGGTTTTGATGGTGCTTAGCACCTATGCCCAAATTAATGCGCCGCTCTACATGGGAAAGGCGATTACCGCCTTGGGCCAGTTTTTAAATGATTACTTTAATCCAGTAACCCACGCCACCGCTAGCAAGGGTAAGTTCTATGATGCCGTTTGGGGCATGGTTTGGTTTTACGGCCTGGCAGAAGTGGCCATGGTTACTTCTGGCCTGATGACCAGTCGGATTAGTGCGCAGTCTTCAGGTCAGATGCGGATTGGCCTTTTTGCCAAATTGCAACGGATGACGGTGCGCTACTTTGACACCCACCAGGATGGCAAGATCTTATCCCTCTTCACTTCGGACTTGGATAACATTTTTAACGCCATGAACCAGGCGATTTTCCAGATGGTTTCCCAGGCGATGCTCTTTATCGGCGTTATCATTATGATGTTTAACCAGAGTGCAACCCTGGCCTGGGTGACGGTCGCTTTGACGCCAGTGGCCTTGCTCTTGGATTTCTTCGTGATTACCCTGGCGCGTAAGTATATTGACCGCCAGCAGGAGGCCACGGGGGCCTTAAACGGCTACATTAATGAGCAGATTAACGGCGAAAAGGTGGTCATTACCGAAGGGCTCCAGGACGAGTCGATTAAGAATTTCAAGCCCTATAACGAGTCAGTTAAAAAGGCGACCTACCGGGGCCAGATGTATTCGGGAATGCTCTTCCCCCTGACCCAGGGCCTGTCATTACTGAACGTGGCTATCGTGATTTTCTTTGGCTCTTGGTTTGTTTTGCACAATGGAATGAGCCGCGCTGCTGGTCTGGGTCTTTTGATTGTCTTTGTGAACTATTCCCAGCAGTACTACCAGCCCATCAGCCAAATCACCTCGGTTTATAACAGCTTCCAGCTGGCCCTGACCGGATCGCAGCGGCTGCACCGGATTGAGGTACAACCCGAAGAAACGAATCCGGGCAAGGGACATCTCCTGGCTGACATTCGTCAGAAGGTGGCCTTAGATGATGTCACCTTTGGCTATAACCCCGATAAAATTATCCTTCACGACGTTAACATCGATGTGAAGGCCGGTCAGATGGTGGCCTTAGTAGGACCAACTGGTTCAGGAAAGACCACGGTGATGAACCTCTTAAACCGGTTCTATGACGTCAACCGCGGCCGGGTCACCATTGACGGTGTCGATGTGCGGGACGTCGATTTGGCCTCCCTGCGGGACCACGTCGGAATTGTCCTCCAGGAGTCGATTCTCTTTAGCCGGACGATTGCCGAAAACATTAAATTTGGTAAACCGGATGCCAGTGATGCGGAAATGGTGGCGGCCGCCAAGCAGGCTAACATTCATGACTACATTGAAAGCCTGCCGGATGGTTACCAAACCATGGTCAGTGATGAAAATTCCATTTTCTCAACCGGTCAAAAGCAGCTACTATCAATTGCCCGGACGATTTTGACCAGTCCAGAATTCTTGATTCTAGATGAGGCCACTTCCAACGTGGATACGGTCACTGAGGCGAAGATTCAGGCGGCAATGAACAATATCATTGCCGGTCGGACCAGCTTTGTGATTGCCCACCGCTTGAAGACCATCCTCGATGCCGATAAGATTGTCGTCTTAAAGGACGGCCGGGTAATTGAGCAGGGGACTCATGAACAATTACTGGCCGAAAACGGCTTTTACGCTGATCTTTACCATAACCAAATGGTGTTTGAATAGGAAAAGGACCTAGTTTGTCTAGGTCCTTTTCAAATTGGAAGGGCTGTAACATAAATGTTATAATAAACCTACTTTTGTGCGCCCCACTGGGCGGTCTTGGAGAAAAACATGCGAATCGGATTATTTACCGACACCTATTTCCCACAGGTTAGTGGGGTAGCAACTTCAATTGAAACTTTGCGGGATGCCCTGGTTGAACAGGGGCATGAAGTCTACATATTTACGACGACCGACCCCAAGGTCGATAAGCACGAGGATGAGCCCAATATCTACCGTTTCTCCAGCATGCCTTACTTTGGTATTATCCGTGACCGCCGCTTCACCTTCCGCGGCTTTATCCAGGCCGTTGACATTGCCCGGGAACTAAACCTGGAAATTGTGCATACGCAGACTGAGTTTTCTCTGGGCCTGATGGGCAAGTTTGTGGCCCGCCAGCTGGATATTCCAGTGATTCACACGTACCATACCATGTACGAGGACTACACCCACTATATCGCCCGCGGCATGTTGATTAAGCCTGGTGCGGTTGGCCCAATCGTGAAGTCCTTTATGAAGGGGATGGATGGGGTCATTGCGCCCTCCCAGTTAGTCAAAAATACTCTGCAGCGTTACGGCGTCACTGACATCCCCATGCCAGTGATTCCAACCGGGGTGGCCCTGCCTAAGATTAGTTCAGACAATATCGACCTGCGGGCCCAGTTTGGTTACACGGCTGACCAGCCCGTGATTTTGTCGCTGGGTCGCCTGGCCTATGAAAAGAACATTGCCCTGACAATTTCAGCCTTTTCGGAGTTATTGCAGACGATGCCAGACGCCCGCCTGGTGATTGCCGGCGATGGCCAGGCCCGCAAGACCTTGGAAGAGCAGGTTCATGACTTGGACCTGGAAGACAAGGTTAAGTTTGTCGGCATGGTTGACCATGACCAGGTTTATGACTACTACCGGATGGCCAATGTCTTTGTTAGTTCTTCTGATTCTGAAACCCAGGGGCTGACCTTTATCGAGGCCATGGCCGCTGACCGGCCCTTTGTGGCGATTCACTCGCCTTATCTGGACAACCTGGTGGACAGCCCGGCGATTGGCACCCTGGTCGACGATTACGATGATTTCTTGGCGGCAATTGAACACTATTTGAAGACGCCCAACACCGCGGAGGATTCGGCTATCCGCCATGAAAAGTTAAAGAACGTGGATGCCCGGACCTTCGCTTCGCGGGTCTTGGATTTTTACCATGAAATTGAAGAAGACTTCCACCAAAAGCCAATTGAACGTAAGGGTGGCCAAGAGCTGAATGATGACGAAATCAGTTACATCAAGCGGATCTTGCGGAATCCTTTCAGGAGAAATTGACGTGAAAGTATTACTATACTTTGAAAATCAGAATTTAATTGCCAAATCTGGAATTGGCAGGGCCTTACGCTTGCAGCAAAAGGCCCTTTCTTATACTGACGTGGAAGTGACCACGGACCCCAAGTGCACCGATTATGATATCTTGCACATCAACACTTACGGGGTTAAAAGCTTCGCCATGGTGCGTAAGGCCCGTAAGTTGGGTAAGAAGGTAATTTACCATGCCCATTCGACCTACGAGGACTTTCGTAATTCCTTCATGGGTTCTAACCTGCTCGCGCCCTTGTACAAGCGTTATTTAATGGCCCTCTACGGCCGGGCTGACGCCCTGATTACGCCCACGCCCTATGCTAAGAGCCTGCTGCGGGGTTATGGTTTAAGCCAGCCGATTTATCCGATTTCAAACGGGATTGAGCTGGACAAGTATGCCAGTGACCCGGAGAAGGTGGCTAAATTCCGGGAATATTTCAAGCTCGCCGATGACCAAAAGGTTGTAATCAGTGTGGGCCTGTATTTTGAACGCAAGGGGATTGTGGATTTCTATGAGTTGGCCAAGCGCCATCCGGAAATCACCTTTATTTGGTTTGGCTACACCGACCCCAAGCTGATTCCAGCTAAGATTCGTAAGCTGGTTTGGGAAGACCACCTGGATAACCTGATTTTTCCCGGTTACATTACTGGCGAAGTCATCCTGGGTGCCTACCAGGGCGCCGACCTTTTCCTGTATCCATCCTATGAAGAGACCGAGGGGATTGTGGTCCTAGAAGCCCTGGCATCTAAGCAGCAGGTCTTGCTGCGAGATATCCCAGTCTATGACCCCTGGTTAAAGGACGGGGAGAGTGTTTATAAGGCCCGTAATTTGGAGGAGTTTGACCAGAAAATGGGCGACATCCTCGGCGGCGATCTGCCAGATTTGACGGCGGCTGGTTACGAAGTTGCCAAGGGACGGGACCTAACGGTGATTGGGCCCGAATTAAAGCAGGCCTACCAGGATGTAATCGAGGTCTAGGAGTTCTGATATGTTGAAACGTAATCGAATATCGGCCCTAATTGTGGTGGTCCTGACCGGGATTACCATCTTTTACCTGCACCGGGAATTGCGTGGCAAGGGGAAGCAGCTAGAGGCAGCCCTCCACGTCTTAGACTGGCGCTGGTTACTGGGTGGCTTTTTGATGATGGTTCTTTCAATTTTCTTGGAAGCCTTGGCCACCCGGGCCTTGTTAGACCGGGAAGACCGGTCCGAGGTGACCTGGGGCACCTTAATTCGTGTGCCCCTGTTAAACTTACTGGGAACGGGGCTGACGCCCTTCGCTAGTGGGGGACAACCGGCCCAGCTTTACGCCCTGGCCCATTCTAAAATGGATGGCGGCCGGGCCATGTCGATTATCCTGATGAAGTTTTTGGTTTACCAGGTGGTCGTCGTGATTTTCTTCTTGGTCGGTTATGTGGCCGCGGATAACTTTATTTATCAGCAGGTTGACCCAACCTTTGCCAATTTCATTCCCTTTGCCATTTTGATTCACGCCGTGGTCATTATCGGGATTGCCCTGGTTATGTTTTGGCCATCTTTTACGCTCAAGTTAGTCGACCTAACTGAGCGCCTGGTTGGGAAGTTTTTGGAACCAGAGCGTTACCAACGCCTGGTCGACAATTTGAAGGAGAAGATTGAAAACTTCCACTTTGAGTCACGCCGGGTGATTTCTAATTGGCGGGACTTGCTGGGTTCAACCTTCTTCACGACCCTGCAGCTGATTGTCTTTTACATGATTCCTTACTTCGTGATCCGGGCCTTTGGTTATGCCGATGTGAACCCCTGGCTGATTGTGACGATGAACATCATGATTGTCATGGTGATTTCCCTCTTCCCAATTCCAGGTGGGGTCGGCGGGGCTGAGTTAAGTTTTCAACTGCTCTTTACCCCCTTTGTGAAAAACCCGGCCACTTTGATTCTTGTGATTTTGATTTGGCGTTTAATCACCTACTACTTTGGTCTGTTTGCTGGTATAATTGCTTATATTTTGCCGGTTTCTAAGACTGCCAAAAAATAGGTCGGAGGTGAGTACTTTGACAGATTCCAACCGTTCAAAAAGTGAATTAAATCAGATTTTGGGGCGCCTGCATGCGATGCAGGAGGCTACTGACGATCTCATCCAAATTCGCCGTTTTGACGTTTACGGGGTGGAGGTCTTACAAGTGCGTTACGACCAGGTAAACAAGCTGTGGACCATCATGGAACACCGGCAAGCCCACCGGTTCCAATTTGATGACATTGACTTAGTTGCCATTGAAATTTATGATTTACTGCGTGATGTGCAGCTGACATTTTAGTCAGGAAAAGCTTGTGAGGCTGTAATGAAAGCTCGTTTAAAAAAATTGTTTAACCCCCGCCTCTGGTGGGATAAGACCAAACAAACAATGGATACTTCGGCACCCATTGTTTGGTTTTTTGTGTTAAACGTGGTCCTAGTTTGGCTAAAGACCTACGTCAACTACTGGTTGAACTTCAACCTAGGCGTGGAAGGGGCCATTCAGCAGTTCCTGCTGGTTCTAAACCCACTGCCCTCGGCGATTATCCTCCTGAGTCTGGCCCTTTATTTCAGGGGAGCACTCAGCTACTGGATTGCGATTTTGATGAACTTGATTCAGTCGCTGTGGCTCTTTGCTAATATCTTGTACTACCGCGAGTTCTCGGACTTTCTTTCCATTGGAATTATTGGCTCGGGTTCGTCGACCAGTAACAACCTGGGTAAGTCGATTATGGCCATCATTCACTGGTCAGACTTCCTGGTCTTCTTGGATATCATTATCTTGATTCTGCTCTTAGTCTTTAAGCAATTAAAGATTGATAAGAAGGGAATTCAGAAAAAGTATGCTATTTTGACGACCCTCTTAGGAGTCGTGCTGATGTTTGTTGACTACGGGATTGCCTCGGTGGACCGGTCAGGCCTGCTGACGCGTTCCTTTGATAACAACTACATCGTTAAGTACCTGGGCTTAAACGAGTACGTCGTCTTTAATGCCTTCCAGACTTATAACCAAAATAACAGTCGAAAACAGGCCAAGCCGGCGGACTTGCAAAAGATTAAGAGCTTTATTGCCGCCAACCAAACCCCGGCCAACGTTGATTATTACGGTACTGAAAAGGGTAAGAACGTCTTTGTCATTCACCTGGAGTCCTTCCAGCAGTTTTTGATTGACTACAAGGTCGATGGCCAAGAGGTAACGCCTAACCTCAACCAGTTCTACCATGATCAAAATACCCTGAGCTTTGATAACTTCTATAACCAGGTCGGCCAGGGGAAGACTTCCGATGCGGAGATGATGCAGGAAAACAGTCTCTTTGGTCTGTCAACTGGTTCGGCCATGGTTAAATACGGGGCAAGTAACACCTTTGAAGCTATGCCAGCCATCTTAGACCAGCAAGGTTACACCACGGCGGCCTTCCACGGGGATGTTTCAACCTTCTGGAACCGTAACAACACCTATAAGTCCTTTGGTTACGACTATTTCTTCTCCAAGGATTATTTCCCTAACGCCAACAAGGCCAGCAACAACGTTGGTTACGGTCTGAAGGATAAGATTTTCTTGAAGGATTCGGCCCAGTACATTGAGCAGTTACCACAACCGTTCTATGCCAAGCTGATTACGGTTACTAACCACTATCCTTATGACCTGGATAAGCAAAATATTGATTTTCCAGCCACTAAGACCGGGGATAACACGGTCGATGGTTACGTGCAGACGGCCCACTACCTGGATGAGTCCTTTGGCGAACTGATGAACTACCTTAAGCAGGCTGGTCTGTATGATAATTCCGTCTTTGTCCTCTACGGGGACCACTACGGAATTTCAGAAAACCACCAGCCGGCCATTGCGCAGCTCCTGGGTAAGGACAACGTCGATAACTACGACCTAGCCCAGTTCCAAAAGGTGCCGTTCATGATTCACGCTAGCAACCTGCAGGGGGGTATTGACCACACCTACGGTGGTGAAATCGATATGATGCCAACCCTGCTGCGGCTGCTCGGTGTGCCAACCGAGGGGATGACCATGTTTGGTCACGACTTACTGTCGACCAAGGATCCCCAGGTGGTTGTCTTCCGTGATGGCGACTGGGTCACGCCGAAGTATATGAAGTACCGGAACCAGTATTACGATACGGCCACCGGTAACAAGCTAGACATCGATAACGATCCAGACTTGAAGGCGGCTGCTAAGACCAATCAGGAATACGCCGACAAGGCCCTCCTGTATTCGGATAAGGTAATTACCGGTGACCTGCTGCGCTTTGATACGAACCGCAGTGATTTCCATGCCATTAACAAGAAGGACTTTAACTATCAGCGGACGGAAGCCTTGAAGAAGCTCAAGCAAAGTCAGCAGAGTAGCCCCTCCAGTGTCCTGGCTAAAAACGGCGGTCATTCAACTCTGGGCCATTACACTACCAGTGCCCCCGAGCTGAACAACCAATAATAAATACGACTAAAACGAACACCTAGCCAAGCTAGAACAAGTGTTCGTTTTTATATTCTTTGATGCTATAATATAATCACTGTAATTTCGCTTTTGAAAGGGGTCCCTATGATTACACACCAAGAAAAACGCGATTTCGATTTGGTATCCAAGTACCAGCCAACCGGCGACCAACCCCAGGCCATCAACCAGTTAGTAACTGGCCTAGATAACGGGGTTAAGGAGCAAATCCTCTTAGGGGCAACCGGAACCGGTAAGACCTTTACCATGTCTAACGTCATTGCCAAGCACAA from Leuconostocaceae bacterium ESL0723 harbors:
- a CDS encoding ABC transporter ATP-binding protein, with protein sequence MSDLMISIRYFGAYLKRYWLGLSFALVLMVLSTYAQINAPLYMGKAITALGQFLNDYFNPVTHATASKGKFYDAVWGMVWFYGLAEVAMVTSGLMTSRISAQSSGQMRIGLFAKLQRMTVRYFDTHQDGKILSLFTSDLDNIFNAMNQAIFQMVSQAMLFIGVIIMMFNQSATLAWVTVALTPVALLLDFFVITLARKYIDRQQEATGALNGYINEQINGEKVVITEGLQDESIKNFKPYNESVKKATYRGQMYSGMLFPLTQGLSLLNVAIVIFFGSWFVLHNGMSRAAGLGLLIVFVNYSQQYYQPISQITSVYNSFQLALTGSQRLHRIEVQPEETNPGKGHLLADIRQKVALDDVTFGYNPDKIILHDVNIDVKAGQMVALVGPTGSGKTTVMNLLNRFYDVNRGRVTIDGVDVRDVDLASLRDHVGIVLQESILFSRTIAENIKFGKPDASDAEMVAAAKQANIHDYIESLPDGYQTMVSDENSIFSTGQKQLLSIARTILTSPEFLILDEATSNVDTVTEAKIQAAMNNIIAGRTSFVIAHRLKTILDADKIVVLKDGRVIEQGTHEQLLAENGFYADLYHNQMVFE
- a CDS encoding glycosyltransferase family 4 protein, whose amino-acid sequence is MRIGLFTDTYFPQVSGVATSIETLRDALVEQGHEVYIFTTTDPKVDKHEDEPNIYRFSSMPYFGIIRDRRFTFRGFIQAVDIARELNLEIVHTQTEFSLGLMGKFVARQLDIPVIHTYHTMYEDYTHYIARGMLIKPGAVGPIVKSFMKGMDGVIAPSQLVKNTLQRYGVTDIPMPVIPTGVALPKISSDNIDLRAQFGYTADQPVILSLGRLAYEKNIALTISAFSELLQTMPDARLVIAGDGQARKTLEEQVHDLDLEDKVKFVGMVDHDQVYDYYRMANVFVSSSDSETQGLTFIEAMAADRPFVAIHSPYLDNLVDSPAIGTLVDDYDDFLAAIEHYLKTPNTAEDSAIRHEKLKNVDARTFASRVLDFYHEIEEDFHQKPIERKGGQELNDDEISYIKRILRNPFRRN
- a CDS encoding glycosyltransferase, with the translated sequence MKVLLYFENQNLIAKSGIGRALRLQQKALSYTDVEVTTDPKCTDYDILHINTYGVKSFAMVRKARKLGKKVIYHAHSTYEDFRNSFMGSNLLAPLYKRYLMALYGRADALITPTPYAKSLLRGYGLSQPIYPISNGIELDKYASDPEKVAKFREYFKLADDQKVVISVGLYFERKGIVDFYELAKRHPEITFIWFGYTDPKLIPAKIRKLVWEDHLDNLIFPGYITGEVILGAYQGADLFLYPSYEETEGIVVLEALASKQQVLLRDIPVYDPWLKDGESVYKARNLEEFDQKMGDILGGDLPDLTAAGYEVAKGRDLTVIGPELKQAYQDVIEV
- a CDS encoding lysylphosphatidylglycerol synthase transmembrane domain-containing protein; this encodes MLKRNRISALIVVVLTGITIFYLHRELRGKGKQLEAALHVLDWRWLLGGFLMMVLSIFLEALATRALLDREDRSEVTWGTLIRVPLLNLLGTGLTPFASGGQPAQLYALAHSKMDGGRAMSIILMKFLVYQVVVVIFFLVGYVAADNFIYQQVDPTFANFIPFAILIHAVVIIGIALVMFWPSFTLKLVDLTERLVGKFLEPERYQRLVDNLKEKIENFHFESRRVISNWRDLLGSTFFTTLQLIVFYMIPYFVIRAFGYADVNPWLIVTMNIMIVMVISLFPIPGGVGGAELSFQLLFTPFVKNPATLILVILIWRLITYYFGLFAGIIAYILPVSKTAKK
- a CDS encoding DUF1797 family protein produces the protein MQEATDDLIQIRRFDVYGVEVLQVRYDQVNKLWTIMEHRQAHRFQFDDIDLVAIEIYDLLRDVQLTF
- a CDS encoding LTA synthase family protein encodes the protein MKARLKKLFNPRLWWDKTKQTMDTSAPIVWFFVLNVVLVWLKTYVNYWLNFNLGVEGAIQQFLLVLNPLPSAIILLSLALYFRGALSYWIAILMNLIQSLWLFANILYYREFSDFLSIGIIGSGSSTSNNLGKSIMAIIHWSDFLVFLDIIILILLLVFKQLKIDKKGIQKKYAILTTLLGVVLMFVDYGIASVDRSGLLTRSFDNNYIVKYLGLNEYVVFNAFQTYNQNNSRKQAKPADLQKIKSFIAANQTPANVDYYGTEKGKNVFVIHLESFQQFLIDYKVDGQEVTPNLNQFYHDQNTLSFDNFYNQVGQGKTSDAEMMQENSLFGLSTGSAMVKYGASNTFEAMPAILDQQGYTTAAFHGDVSTFWNRNNTYKSFGYDYFFSKDYFPNANKASNNVGYGLKDKIFLKDSAQYIEQLPQPFYAKLITVTNHYPYDLDKQNIDFPATKTGDNTVDGYVQTAHYLDESFGELMNYLKQAGLYDNSVFVLYGDHYGISENHQPAIAQLLGKDNVDNYDLAQFQKVPFMIHASNLQGGIDHTYGGEIDMMPTLLRLLGVPTEGMTMFGHDLLSTKDPQVVVFRDGDWVTPKYMKYRNQYYDTATGNKLDIDNDPDLKAAAKTNQEYADKALLYSDKVITGDLLRFDTNRSDFHAINKKDFNYQRTEALKKLKQSQQSSPSSVLAKNGGHSTLGHYTTSAPELNNQ